From Mauremys mutica isolate MM-2020 ecotype Southern chromosome 23, ASM2049712v1, whole genome shotgun sequence, a single genomic window includes:
- the TRNP1 gene encoding TMF-regulated nuclear protein 1, with amino-acid sequence MPGRDPEPLAGSARAGKPRPRAGAEAAGGSALPGAVRALELAEARRRLLEVEARRRLVLELESRVQQLHRVFVQAELRLAGRAESLARLGSGAGQAQIYLAAHGQRLKKSLRRSRKARPPALLASALGGCVPWAAGKLRRGRAGAPEPPESPFKRSLPGPPPA; translated from the coding sequence ATGCCCGGCCGAGACCCGGAGCCGCTGGCCGGCAGCGCCCGAGCGGGCAAGCCCCGGCCGCGGGCGGGGGCGGAGGCGGCGGGCGGCTCGGCGCTGCCCGGGGCCGTGCGGGCGCTGGAGCTGGCCGAGGCCCGGCGGCGGCTGCTGGAGGTGGAGGCCCGGCGGCGGCTGGTGCTGGAGCTGGAGAGCCGCGTGCAGCAGCTGCACCGCGTCTTCGTGCAGGCCGAGCTGCGCCTGGCCGGGCGCGCCGAGAGCCTGGCCCGCCTGGGCAGCGGCGCCGGCCAGGCCCAGATCTACCTGGCGGCCCACGGGCAGCGCCTCAAGAAGAGCCTGCGGCGCTCCCGGAAGGCGCGGCCGCCCGCCCTGCTGGCCTCGGCGCTGGGCGGCTGCGTGCCCTGGGCGGCGGGCAAGCTGCGCCGCGGCCGGGCGGGCGCCCCGGAGCCGCCCGAGTCCCCCTTCAAGAGGAGCCTGCCGGGGCCGCCCCCGGCCTGA